The following are from one region of the Geoalkalibacter subterraneus genome:
- a CDS encoding phage tail sheath C-terminal domain-containing protein translates to MPTYLSPGIYTRETDFSFYVKQISTSMAAMVGVAEKGPINKPVLVTSWEQFINRFGSYINESYLAYAARAFFDNGGSVLYVTRIAHLTDPTDRDTLTALKASVVLQNREATPADTLRIEAVNEGVWGDRLSISIEDGSLDPANHFNLVVRHKGDVVEVLKDLSMDETLPNHVELAINDRSDFILVQDLAAAMGTPSDRPALGVFTLSGGDNGLTDLADADFIGDPSQHTGLYGFDEIDALNLLMVPGVTTVPVINAGIAYAEGRKDLLFIADTPMHLEPLEAVDFRKGQGLYSHAAFNSSYAALYYPWLEISDPVNSRKKLVPPCGAVAGCIARSDQKTNVWNAPAGIDRGRIFNTLSLAYKTSRGERDVLYPEGVNVIAVFPDTGINIWGQKTLQSQPSAVDRINVRRLMMFMEEAISESSRFVVFEPNHPQTWRALGRLINPFLQDIKDKGGLYDFAFQCDEETNTPAVIDRNEMVARVFVKPTKTAEFIELNFILTATSADFKEII, encoded by the coding sequence ATGCCGACCTATCTATCGCCCGGGATTTACACCCGGGAAACGGACTTCAGTTTCTATGTGAAGCAGATCTCGACATCAATGGCCGCCATGGTCGGAGTGGCCGAGAAAGGCCCGATCAACAAGCCCGTGCTGGTGACGAGCTGGGAACAGTTCATCAACCGTTTCGGCTCCTACATCAATGAAAGCTATCTGGCCTACGCCGCACGGGCGTTTTTCGACAACGGCGGCTCGGTCCTCTACGTCACCCGCATCGCCCATCTCACCGACCCCACCGACCGGGACACACTGACGGCGCTCAAGGCATCCGTCGTCCTCCAGAACCGGGAGGCCACGCCCGCCGACACCCTGCGGATAGAAGCAGTGAACGAAGGCGTCTGGGGCGACCGACTCTCCATCTCCATCGAGGACGGTTCTCTCGATCCGGCCAACCATTTCAACCTGGTGGTCCGGCACAAAGGCGATGTGGTCGAGGTGCTCAAGGATCTGAGCATGGACGAGACGCTGCCGAACCATGTGGAGCTGGCGATCAACGACCGCTCGGATTTCATCTTGGTCCAGGATCTGGCCGCAGCAATGGGAACGCCCAGCGACCGTCCGGCATTGGGCGTGTTCACGCTCAGCGGCGGCGACAATGGTCTGACCGATCTGGCCGATGCGGACTTCATCGGCGATCCCTCGCAGCATACCGGCCTCTATGGCTTTGACGAGATCGACGCCCTGAACCTGCTGATGGTCCCCGGCGTCACCACAGTGCCGGTGATCAACGCCGGAATCGCCTATGCCGAGGGGCGCAAGGATCTGCTGTTCATCGCCGACACGCCCATGCACCTGGAGCCGCTCGAAGCGGTCGACTTCCGCAAGGGACAAGGGCTGTACAGCCACGCGGCCTTCAACTCCTCCTACGCGGCGCTTTACTACCCCTGGCTGGAGATCAGCGATCCGGTCAACTCGCGCAAGAAGCTGGTGCCGCCCTGCGGCGCGGTGGCGGGATGCATCGCCCGCAGCGACCAGAAGACCAACGTCTGGAACGCGCCCGCCGGTATCGACCGTGGCCGCATCTTCAACACGCTCTCCCTGGCCTACAAGACCAGCCGTGGCGAGCGCGATGTGCTCTATCCGGAAGGGGTCAACGTCATCGCCGTGTTCCCCGACACCGGCATCAACATTTGGGGCCAGAAGACGCTGCAAAGCCAGCCCTCGGCCGTGGACCGCATCAACGTCCGCCGTCTGATGATGTTCATGGAGGAAGCCATCTCGGAATCCTCCCGCTTCGTGGTGTTCGAGCCGAACCATCCCCAGACCTGGCGTGCCCTCGGCCGCCTGATCAACCCCTTCCTGCAGGACATCAAGGACAAGGGCGGCCTCTACGACTTCGCCTTCCAGTGCGACGAGGAGACCAATACCCCGGCGGTCATCGACCGCAACGAAATGGTGGCCCGCGTGTTCGTCAAGCCGACCAAGACGGCGGAGTTCATCGAGCTGAACTTCATCCTGACCGCTACCTCTGCGGACTTCAAAGAAATCATCTAA
- a CDS encoding HK97-fold major capsid protein, whose protein sequence is MKTNQLKIHSQEYMETMARLMSEALESPEGMRALAAAIAAPIEQEIKRKEISSLLLTKHTLPKGERPVYQKKPTVKAHWISKDGDAQEQEVGNDEVEFPTNRIHSNPMVDVSVLKNGNIGTLMDIQTSAADAIRKEMDRRTISVLSSAIPASNIIEVTGDLLTEEALNEAISIIEDLELSVKYIVMRGRRFNDMRGWNLDPQTKLELRQKGVIKNYGTGGILLTASMPLDEIIIVPDEEVGKMPVRENLKTESIDQKTRFKTGWLVWSEIGQGITRPDIMAKVKLVP, encoded by the coding sequence ATGAAAACCAATCAGTTGAAGATCCATTCCCAGGAATACATGGAAACCATGGCGCGGCTCATGAGCGAGGCTCTCGAGTCGCCCGAAGGCATGCGGGCGCTTGCCGCCGCCATCGCCGCGCCCATCGAACAGGAGATCAAGCGCAAGGAGATCTCCTCGCTGCTGCTCACCAAGCACACGCTGCCCAAGGGCGAACGTCCGGTCTACCAGAAGAAACCGACCGTCAAGGCCCACTGGATCAGCAAGGACGGCGACGCCCAGGAGCAGGAGGTGGGCAATGATGAGGTCGAGTTCCCCACCAACCGCATTCACTCCAACCCGATGGTGGACGTTTCCGTTCTCAAGAACGGCAACATCGGCACGCTGATGGACATCCAGACCAGCGCCGCCGACGCCATCCGCAAGGAGATGGACCGCCGCACCATCTCGGTGCTGTCCTCAGCCATCCCGGCGTCCAATATCATCGAGGTCACCGGCGATTTGCTCACCGAAGAGGCACTGAACGAGGCCATCTCGATCATCGAGGACCTGGAGCTGTCGGTGAAGTACATCGTCATGCGTGGCCGTCGGTTCAACGACATGCGCGGCTGGAACCTCGATCCCCAGACCAAGCTCGAGCTGCGCCAGAAGGGTGTCATCAAGAACTACGGCACCGGCGGCATTCTGCTGACCGCCTCCATGCCGCTGGACGAGATCATCATCGTCCCGGATGAAGAGGTCGGGAAGATGCCGGTGCGTGAAAACCTGAAGACGGAATCCATCGACCAGAAGACCCGCTTCAAGACCGGCTGGCTGGTGTGGTCCGAGATCGGCCAGGGCATTACCCGCCCCGACATCATGGCCAAGGTCAAACTGGTTCCGTAA
- a CDS encoding DNA adenine methylase, with the protein MELFATDLERLAFLLEADAALTLDPDALGTEAAEQSAPEELPPEKRPKYITNYIGSKQKLVDWIWKHTPEGAGTVLDAFSGSAVVAYMYKTKGLQVIANDRLRYCHHAAKAIIENNSVRLSEDEIEALLADNAKAGSFVQDNFKGIFFAKGVHALIDTIRANCDKLSGFKKDIALFGLGKTCMSGKGGFGHFSSSTDYGRRQDTPDEFKDRLRKNLQRINALVFDNDKENKAYRQDINDLLPKAKADLAYFDPPYATEFSTTNYERAYHFVEGLMTYWEGLEIKADTKVKYYETDHKTVTKANANEFFQTFLGNAKHIPHWLISYRDHAYPNEQEMKRIIGSFGKQSRMKSKDHHYAITSKHGEASNAKERLFVCAPGAKASAEREEKPVPMAAAANFHTSIPVDIRLGEGERLATEAMDVGSAGDPQFSFVLCRTGTNKNGDHFTAEELSGRHMTAVNKKVDLQHSQEFNDIVGGIVAADYLEDDNGGRVECVGELYVHDTPAARLAYKLMKRGIISQVSMECDYQEGECSVCHKRFQNKADYCTHLRKFKGRDFNGQPVFEILHGVTFTGLGLLDRKGADENARILQVASLQSQPDQSQPEGDSTMEDKTKPTDDQAAKTESDAAKKKPAQQEGDPARVTDLEKENRQLKAQVAELQKRVQELEAEQKAAACRSRAKKLLTRLEKQGLSFASDEDREAELKRLAELSDEAFAATEAAYERLPKSAKADKDKEEKPADSDQGGKPAAKASTETPLRSDAGVRPHDVDDRKVSLEDRLRDGLMAAYRNRVGEDSPEHSQINA; encoded by the coding sequence ATGGAACTGTTCGCCACAGACCTGGAAAGGCTGGCGTTTCTACTGGAGGCCGATGCGGCGCTGACTCTCGATCCCGATGCGCTCGGGACCGAGGCCGCCGAACAGTCCGCTCCTGAAGAGCTCCCTCCCGAGAAACGCCCCAAGTACATCACCAACTACATCGGCAGTAAGCAGAAGCTCGTCGACTGGATCTGGAAGCATACCCCGGAAGGCGCTGGCACGGTGCTGGACGCCTTTTCGGGGTCTGCGGTCGTGGCCTACATGTACAAGACCAAGGGCCTGCAGGTCATCGCCAATGACCGGCTCCGCTACTGCCACCACGCCGCCAAGGCGATCATCGAGAATAACTCGGTTCGCCTGAGCGAGGACGAGATCGAGGCACTCCTGGCCGACAACGCCAAGGCGGGCAGCTTCGTTCAGGACAACTTCAAGGGCATCTTCTTCGCAAAGGGCGTCCATGCGCTGATCGACACCATCCGCGCCAACTGCGACAAGCTCTCCGGCTTCAAGAAAGACATCGCCCTGTTCGGCCTCGGCAAGACCTGCATGAGCGGCAAGGGCGGTTTCGGCCACTTCTCGTCGTCCACCGATTATGGCCGCCGCCAGGACACCCCAGACGAGTTCAAGGATCGCTTGCGCAAGAACCTGCAGCGTATCAACGCCCTGGTTTTCGACAACGACAAGGAGAACAAGGCATACCGGCAGGACATCAACGACCTGCTGCCGAAAGCCAAGGCGGATCTGGCCTACTTCGATCCGCCCTACGCCACCGAGTTTTCGACCACCAACTACGAGCGGGCCTACCACTTCGTGGAGGGGCTCATGACCTATTGGGAAGGGCTCGAAATCAAGGCCGACACCAAGGTCAAGTATTACGAGACCGACCACAAGACCGTCACCAAGGCTAACGCCAACGAGTTCTTCCAGACCTTTCTCGGCAACGCCAAACACATTCCGCACTGGCTGATTTCCTACCGCGATCACGCCTATCCCAACGAGCAGGAGATGAAGCGGATCATCGGCTCCTTCGGCAAGCAGAGCCGGATGAAGTCCAAGGATCACCACTACGCCATCACCTCCAAGCACGGCGAGGCTTCCAACGCCAAGGAGCGTCTGTTCGTCTGCGCTCCCGGGGCCAAGGCCAGCGCCGAGCGGGAGGAGAAACCCGTTCCGATGGCCGCCGCCGCGAACTTCCACACCAGCATTCCCGTGGACATCCGGCTGGGCGAAGGCGAACGCCTCGCGACCGAGGCCATGGATGTCGGTTCGGCGGGCGACCCCCAGTTCAGCTTCGTGCTCTGCCGCACCGGGACCAACAAGAACGGCGATCACTTCACCGCCGAGGAGTTGTCCGGTCGGCACATGACGGCCGTGAACAAGAAGGTCGATCTGCAGCATTCGCAGGAGTTCAACGACATCGTGGGCGGCATCGTCGCCGCCGACTACCTGGAGGACGACAACGGCGGCCGCGTGGAATGCGTCGGCGAGCTGTACGTCCACGACACCCCGGCCGCCCGGCTGGCCTACAAGCTGATGAAGCGCGGGATCATCTCCCAGGTCTCCATGGAATGCGACTACCAGGAGGGCGAATGCTCGGTCTGCCACAAGCGCTTCCAGAACAAGGCCGACTACTGCACCCACCTGCGCAAATTCAAGGGCCGTGATTTCAACGGCCAACCCGTTTTCGAGATTCTGCACGGCGTCACTTTCACTGGACTGGGACTGCTCGACCGCAAAGGCGCGGACGAGAACGCCAGGATTCTGCAGGTGGCGTCCCTTCAGAGCCAGCCCGACCAATCCCAACCCGAAGGAGATTCCACGATGGAAGACAAAACCAAACCCACCGATGACCAGGCCGCCAAGACCGAATCAGACGCGGCCAAGAAGAAACCGGCCCAGCAGGAAGGCGATCCCGCTCGCGTTACCGACCTGGAAAAGGAAAACCGGCAGCTCAAGGCCCAGGTCGCCGAGCTGCAGAAGCGCGTCCAGGAACTGGAAGCCGAACAAAAGGCGGCCGCTTGCCGTTCCCGCGCCAAGAAACTGCTCACCCGGCTGGAGAAGCAGGGGCTCTCCTTTGCGTCCGATGAGGACCGGGAAGCCGAGCTGAAACGCCTGGCCGAACTGTCCGACGAAGCCTTCGCCGCCACCGAAGCCGCTTATGAGCGCCTGCCCAAGTCGGCCAAGGCGGACAAGGACAAGGAAGAGAAACCCGCTGACAGCGACCAGGGCGGCAAGCCCGCCGCCAAGGCATCGACGGAAACCCCGCTGCGCAGCGACGCCGGTGTTCGGCCCCACGATGTAGACGACCGCAAGGTGTCGCTCGAGGACCGTCTGCGCGACGGGCTCATGGCCGCTTACCGCAACCGTGTCGGCGAGGACTCTCCCGAACACTCGCAAATCAACGCATAA
- a CDS encoding helix-turn-helix domain-containing protein gives MEPQDKWLTIEELSGYLKMSRSKLYQMAQKGELPGSKIGTQWRFDRDEVDDWMKSLRQTAPQKASVNNG, from the coding sequence ATGGAACCACAAGACAAATGGCTGACCATCGAGGAGCTTTCCGGCTATCTGAAAATGAGCCGCAGCAAGCTCTATCAGATGGCCCAAAAAGGTGAGTTGCCCGGTTCCAAGATCGGAACCCAGTGGCGGTTCGACCGGGATGAGGTTGACGACTGGATGAAAAGCCTTCGACAGACGGCACCGCAAAAGGCATCGGTCAACAATGGATAG
- a CDS encoding Eco57I restriction-modification methylase domain-containing protein has protein sequence MPSLIQPTLFDLLDVPAFPRPAAVTNAIETLASNSGIEARGAVFTRIEVVDFILDLVGYVANEPLHHRRILEPSFGEGDFLLPIVERLISAWRENGGNVSSAGAELGEAIRGVELHRETFISTRKAVINRLKAEGLSSSVASELADQWLTQGDFLLERQNARFDFVVGNPPYVRQELIPAPLLTEYRHRYQTMYDRADLYIPFIERSLSLLDEGGTLGFICADRWMKNRYGGPLREFIARNFHLKAYVDMVDTNAFHSEVSAYPAITVIEKTKAGATRIAHRPKIEKKALSAVAAEIRSEALSKDSSVREMVGVVSGSEPWLLESSDQMSLIRRIESQFPALEQAGCKIGIGVATGADKAFIGNFESLDVESDRKIPLVATRDIQSGEVVWQGQGVINPFADDGGLVDLRDYPKLASYLEERKSVIAKRHCAQKAPSNWYRTIDRIWPGLTSKPKLLIPDIKGEAHIVFEPGKLYPHHNLYYVVSDTWDLRALQAVLLSSIAKLFVATYSTKMRGGYLRFQAQYLRRIRIPFWQHVSENLRRELIHAATNRDLDACNRAVFKLYKLNQEERSALGGNGE, from the coding sequence ATGCCGAGCCTGATACAGCCAACATTATTCGACCTGCTTGATGTTCCGGCTTTTCCGAGACCTGCGGCGGTCACGAACGCGATTGAAACACTGGCTTCAAACAGTGGCATCGAGGCGCGAGGAGCAGTCTTTACGCGCATCGAGGTCGTTGATTTTATTCTCGATCTGGTTGGCTACGTCGCCAATGAGCCACTGCACCACCGTCGCATTCTGGAGCCATCTTTTGGCGAGGGCGATTTCCTTCTTCCGATTGTTGAACGACTCATTTCTGCATGGCGGGAAAATGGCGGGAATGTTTCTTCCGCTGGTGCTGAATTAGGAGAAGCCATTCGTGGCGTGGAGTTACATAGGGAAACCTTTATCTCAACACGCAAGGCCGTCATTAACCGGCTGAAAGCGGAAGGATTATCGTCATCTGTGGCCTCAGAGCTCGCCGACCAATGGCTGACTCAGGGGGATTTCCTTCTTGAGCGGCAAAACGCTCGCTTTGACTTTGTTGTCGGCAATCCACCGTATGTCCGTCAAGAACTGATTCCTGCACCACTGTTGACTGAATACCGCCATCGTTACCAGACGATGTACGACCGCGCCGACCTTTACATTCCTTTCATCGAACGTTCGCTGTCTCTTCTCGACGAAGGCGGGACTCTGGGTTTTATTTGTGCCGACCGATGGATGAAAAACCGCTACGGCGGCCCATTGCGGGAGTTCATCGCAAGAAATTTCCATCTCAAAGCCTATGTCGATATGGTGGATACCAACGCTTTTCATTCCGAAGTCAGCGCCTATCCCGCGATCACCGTCATTGAGAAGACGAAAGCAGGTGCAACCCGGATTGCCCACAGGCCCAAGATTGAAAAGAAGGCGTTATCTGCTGTTGCAGCAGAAATCAGGTCTGAAGCCCTGTCCAAAGACTCATCTGTCCGAGAAATGGTTGGAGTGGTAAGCGGTTCAGAGCCTTGGCTTTTGGAATCGTCGGATCAAATGTCGCTGATCCGACGTATCGAAAGCCAATTTCCCGCGCTGGAACAAGCTGGTTGTAAGATCGGGATTGGTGTGGCCACTGGCGCTGATAAGGCGTTCATCGGGAATTTCGAATCTCTTGACGTCGAGTCCGACCGAAAAATTCCACTTGTGGCGACCCGTGACATTCAATCCGGTGAGGTCGTCTGGCAAGGTCAAGGAGTTATCAATCCGTTCGCAGATGACGGTGGCCTTGTCGATTTGCGGGATTACCCCAAGCTGGCCAGCTACCTTGAAGAACGAAAGTCGGTGATAGCAAAGCGTCATTGTGCACAGAAAGCACCGTCAAATTGGTACCGGACGATTGACCGGATATGGCCGGGGCTGACCAGCAAGCCGAAGTTGCTGATACCAGATATCAAGGGCGAGGCTCACATTGTTTTTGAGCCGGGCAAACTTTATCCGCACCACAACCTTTACTATGTCGTCTCAGACACTTGGGATTTGCGTGCCTTGCAGGCGGTATTGCTATCCAGCATCGCCAAGCTATTTGTGGCGACCTATTCAACGAAAATGCGCGGAGGTTACCTGCGTTTTCAGGCGCAGTACCTGCGGCGCATCCGCATTCCCTTCTGGCAGCACGTATCCGAGAATCTCCGGCGGGAGTTGATCCATGCCGCGACCAACCGCGATCTTGACGCTTGTAACAGAGCGGTTTTCAAACTTTACAAACTGAACCAAGAAGAACGATCCGCTCTTGGCGGCAATGGAGAATAA
- a CDS encoding PaeR7I family type II restriction endonuclease, translating to MAIDLVDYERKAREAVQAFWENREAARQKQIESGKADQGERASVTSGKNMDGFIALILDIIHANGLTHADIHQKRAVLTLPGFFRPTKLWDLLVIHKGELIAAIELKSQVGPSFGNNFNNRTEEAIGTAHDLWTAYREGAFGKQPRPFVGWLMLVEDAPESRSPVKYNSPHFPVFKEFKSVSYLQRYDLLCQKLTQEQLYTSASLIASPRSAAAGGNFCSLSSMTSLKTFVASLAGHIAGESARLE from the coding sequence ATGGCAATTGACCTTGTAGATTATGAGCGGAAGGCTCGTGAAGCTGTGCAGGCGTTTTGGGAAAACCGGGAAGCAGCCAGGCAGAAGCAAATTGAATCAGGCAAGGCCGACCAGGGGGAGCGTGCTAGTGTGACCTCTGGCAAAAACATGGATGGGTTTATCGCCTTAATACTCGACATCATCCATGCCAACGGGCTCACCCATGCCGACATCCACCAGAAACGCGCCGTCCTGACGCTGCCCGGTTTCTTTCGGCCAACCAAGCTCTGGGATCTGCTAGTCATCCACAAAGGCGAGCTGATTGCGGCCATTGAACTGAAAAGCCAGGTGGGACCTTCGTTCGGCAACAATTTCAACAACCGGACGGAAGAGGCCATCGGCACAGCTCATGACTTGTGGACCGCCTATCGCGAAGGGGCGTTCGGCAAACAGCCTCGTCCGTTTGTTGGCTGGCTGATGTTGGTTGAGGATGCGCCTGAGTCCCGTTCTCCAGTCAAATACAACTCACCTCATTTCCCCGTGTTTAAGGAATTCAAGAGCGTATCTTATCTCCAGCGGTACGATTTGCTTTGCCAGAAGTTGACACAGGAACAACTCTACACATCCGCTTCGCTTATCGCCTCTCCGAGATCCGCCGCTGCTGGTGGTAATTTTTGCTCGTTGTCATCAATGACCAGTCTCAAGACCTTCGTCGCCTCTCTTGCCGGACACATCGCAGGCGAGTCGGCAAGACTTGAGTAG
- a CDS encoding minor capsid protein → MPSDLKQRIQAATLKSLTARNRYNDQVTAQLTQALKQAEDEVARAILQYRSLGSLPDNKLAALKGLEKLQLELDDTMKRLKREQTLVFRKTTKDSFKLGIQQGIGELADVALPFYADLKPEGIDKLATKVFTIVDTNALDFMAQYNLTLAGDVHRELADGIKRTILNGVATGKGADDIVRDMGKVIVDKDSFRQAGSRVFSKAQYRMEMIARTEVLRAHNMGRLKFHERVGIQKLEWLAMEDERMCPVCGGLDGKTFPIDKFPQQPAHPHCRCTNIVAWPMTVCGSEMAAQAAAQASQGDACILPPHVLEGMADAQAKENAKIKSAFENGDIADLGSLTVKQLQTLAKQNGVAIARTKADFIKLLDLAEPGIDHGDLAGAALSAKLKEHKIGLLRTKEELVELLGLKQTELKQAKLLAAQMAKIPPAEGLGGMTAQQLKEMAKENGISLNMTKQETIELLDKLEPGVDHSGLMGKELAAAKQKHGIGILKNKQQLVEALIRLATEETLRKWILHQVKASS, encoded by the coding sequence ATGCCGTCGGACCTCAAGCAGCGCATCCAGGCGGCCACACTGAAGAGTCTGACGGCTCGCAACCGCTACAACGACCAGGTCACGGCCCAGCTCACCCAGGCGCTGAAACAGGCCGAAGACGAGGTCGCCCGCGCCATCCTCCAGTACCGCTCCCTCGGCTCCCTGCCGGACAACAAGCTCGCCGCTCTCAAGGGGCTGGAAAAGCTCCAGCTCGAACTCGACGACACCATGAAGCGGCTCAAACGGGAGCAGACCCTGGTCTTTCGCAAGACGACCAAGGACTCCTTCAAGCTCGGCATCCAGCAGGGAATCGGAGAGCTCGCCGACGTGGCGCTGCCGTTCTACGCCGACCTGAAGCCCGAGGGCATCGACAAGTTGGCCACCAAGGTGTTCACCATCGTCGACACCAATGCCCTCGACTTCATGGCGCAGTACAACCTCACGCTCGCCGGTGACGTCCACCGCGAACTCGCAGACGGCATCAAGCGCACCATCCTGAACGGCGTCGCCACAGGCAAGGGAGCCGACGACATCGTCCGGGACATGGGCAAGGTGATCGTCGACAAGGACTCCTTTCGCCAGGCCGGAAGCCGGGTGTTCAGCAAGGCGCAGTACCGCATGGAGATGATCGCCCGCACCGAGGTACTCCGCGCCCACAACATGGGCAGGCTCAAGTTCCACGAGCGGGTCGGCATCCAGAAGCTGGAATGGCTGGCCATGGAGGACGAGCGCATGTGCCCGGTCTGCGGCGGCCTGGACGGCAAGACCTTTCCCATCGACAAGTTCCCTCAGCAACCCGCGCATCCGCACTGCCGCTGCACCAACATCGTGGCCTGGCCGATGACCGTCTGCGGCAGCGAGATGGCCGCCCAGGCAGCCGCCCAGGCATCGCAGGGGGACGCCTGCATTCTCCCGCCCCATGTGCTGGAAGGCATGGCCGACGCCCAGGCCAAGGAGAACGCCAAGATCAAGAGCGCCTTTGAAAACGGCGACATCGCCGACCTCGGCTCGCTGACGGTCAAACAGCTCCAGACCCTGGCGAAACAGAACGGCGTGGCCATTGCCCGGACCAAGGCCGATTTCATCAAGCTGCTCGATCTGGCTGAACCGGGGATCGATCACGGCGACCTGGCCGGAGCGGCGCTCAGCGCCAAGCTCAAGGAACACAAGATCGGTCTGCTGCGGACCAAGGAAGAACTGGTCGAGTTGCTCGGACTGAAGCAGACGGAACTCAAACAGGCCAAGCTGCTCGCCGCCCAGATGGCGAAGATCCCTCCCGCCGAGGGGCTGGGGGGCATGACTGCCCAGCAGCTCAAGGAGATGGCGAAGGAGAACGGCATCTCCCTCAACATGACCAAACAGGAGACCATCGAGCTGCTGGATAAGCTGGAGCCCGGTGTGGACCACAGCGGCCTGATGGGCAAGGAACTCGCGGCGGCCAAACAGAAGCACGGCATCGGCATCCTCAAGAACAAACAGCAGCTCGTCGAGGCGCTGATCCGGCTGGCGACCGAGGAAACGCTCAGGAAGTGGATTCTCCATCAGGTGAAGGCGAGTTCCTGA
- a CDS encoding phage portal protein family protein: MESTAHQDEQPDQSAGSGFGQPQAARRVETKDGFHQSLDTTGFVIAPLAAAAALDSAAFAKVNAAEAIPTTWEERARKAWEYYVEEPLVKNCVNSWRTFAVGDEIKITSDDETLKEQALEAAWRLNITQFIKDMVLQLLVKGDAIGFKRFTKSGQDIEELVCVNPVSVKVKYAQGELIEARQFPEDTPGGGESIPLPVEQVLHLKWDAPAFSPRGNSLVLPAFQAIELLRDYRRAEQAIAKRWATPFRLLKVGGAFGQKMVMPDQRMLEQVRDMVNKMDMKSGLVVPFYVNVETHGTDGQVLNVEDKVKEVKEDIVVALGLSRSLVTGDGPNFATASVSMQKMMVMIREIKQAARKLLDWVFDDWMELNGHGDKSIQFIFNDLDPSDAVDFKKLLIELYDRKLISRSSLQLKMDLDPDIEAANRETERKQIDLMDEKQVKPVVDMVVSGILSVPRARKMLGIPAEDDEPTAEAALVWSGDLESTGDAAVCDECSHFIADTNHCRVHNSERTFDAPACRFIDRREPR, encoded by the coding sequence GTGGAAAGCACCGCCCATCAGGACGAACAACCCGACCAATCCGCTGGGAGCGGATTTGGACAGCCGCAGGCTGCCCGAAGGGTGGAAACCAAGGATGGTTTCCATCAAAGCCTGGACACCACCGGCTTTGTCATCGCGCCGCTGGCCGCAGCGGCAGCGCTCGACTCGGCCGCCTTCGCCAAGGTGAACGCCGCCGAAGCGATTCCTACCACCTGGGAAGAACGCGCCCGTAAGGCCTGGGAATACTACGTCGAGGAGCCGCTGGTAAAGAACTGTGTCAACTCCTGGCGCACCTTCGCCGTGGGCGACGAGATCAAAATCACCAGCGATGACGAGACCCTCAAGGAGCAGGCACTGGAGGCCGCCTGGCGGTTGAACATCACGCAATTCATCAAGGACATGGTTCTTCAGCTCCTGGTGAAAGGTGATGCCATCGGCTTCAAGCGCTTCACCAAGTCCGGCCAGGACATCGAGGAGCTGGTCTGCGTCAACCCGGTCTCGGTCAAGGTCAAATACGCCCAGGGCGAGCTGATCGAGGCCCGGCAATTTCCCGAGGACACCCCCGGCGGCGGGGAATCCATTCCTCTGCCCGTCGAACAGGTGCTCCACCTTAAATGGGATGCTCCGGCCTTTTCGCCCCGGGGTAACTCCCTCGTGCTTCCCGCCTTTCAGGCCATCGAACTGCTGCGCGACTACCGCCGGGCCGAACAGGCCATCGCCAAGCGCTGGGCAACGCCCTTTCGTCTGCTCAAGGTGGGCGGCGCGTTTGGCCAGAAGATGGTGATGCCGGACCAGCGGATGCTCGAACAGGTCCGCGACATGGTCAACAAGATGGATATGAAAAGCGGTCTGGTGGTCCCGTTCTACGTCAATGTCGAAACCCACGGCACCGACGGTCAGGTCCTCAACGTCGAGGACAAGGTCAAGGAGGTGAAGGAAGACATCGTGGTGGCCCTGGGCCTGTCACGCTCGCTGGTGACCGGCGACGGCCCGAATTTCGCCACCGCCTCGGTGAGCATGCAGAAGATGATGGTCATGATCCGCGAGATCAAACAGGCCGCACGCAAGCTCCTCGACTGGGTGTTCGACGACTGGATGGAGCTGAATGGCCACGGCGACAAAAGCATCCAGTTTATCTTCAACGACCTCGACCCCAGCGACGCGGTCGATTTCAAGAAGCTCCTCATCGAACTCTACGACCGCAAACTCATCAGCCGCTCCAGCCTTCAGCTCAAGATGGACCTGGACCCGGACATCGAGGCCGCCAACCGCGAGACCGAACGTAAACAGATCGACCTGATGGACGAGAAACAGGTGAAGCCGGTGGTGGATATGGTCGTCTCCGGCATCCTCAGCGTGCCTCGCGCCCGGAAGATGCTCGGGATTCCGGCCGAGGACGATGAACCCACGGCGGAGGCGGCATTAGTCTGGTCGGGCGACCTGGAGTCCACCGGCGATGCTGCCGTGTGCGACGAGTGCAGCCACTTTATTGCTGACACCAACCACTGCCGGGTCCACAACAGCGAGCGCACTTTCGACGCCCCGGCCTGTCGTTTCATCGACCGCCGGGAGCCCCGCTGA